Genomic window (Zingiber officinale cultivar Zhangliang chromosome 2B, Zo_v1.1, whole genome shotgun sequence):
CTTTGACTTGACAAGTCACTCAACCAATAACTATATTAATTAAACATCAAAATGAACTTGATCAACCTTTCATTAAGGATGATTGATTGCACCAGCATTATTAACTTACACATCTCTTAATGATAAAGAATTATGAAATAAACCCCAACCCTTTTATTTGGTATTCACCTAATGAGATATTTGATATTCCTCACCTTAAGTGAAGGTTTTGTATTCGTCAGCCACATGATAAAATACTATTCTCACCGTAAATGAACTATAATgtgatcattaaaaaaaattcattaccTTAGTGATAGTTCTTAAAAATTAATTCCTGATCATTACATCAAAAATACTATGTATTCATTGTTTGCGCTATGGCTTGTGGACTATAATGTCATCATCAAAACTAATTATATAATTATTGATATATTTATGAAATTACTGAAATATCGGGGTGTGGTCcgagaaaaaaatatattctgGAATGCCCAGTTTGGCGAGGCAAGTTTCAGGCGCATCATTTCTTGTGGTGCGGTTAGAGAAATTTGGCTAGAGGAGACAACTTCGGAAGTACGCTCTTGCCCCTTCGTCTTCAATCCCTAATCTGTTTTTTTCGTCGCCTGAAGCAGCCGACGCCGGCGAAACTTCGCCAAGGTCACTTCCGCTTCCATATCTTTGTCCAGTGGAAAGCCACCGTGCTCTTTGCGGTTTCTACCTTCAAAGATACGCGGTCCTCAATTTCTTCTTTCTtcgctttgtgtttgatcctctATCTTTGTCGAGTCGGTTGGTGATTTTGTGTTTTAATCCTTTTTTTGTTTCTTAGATTAGGACCTGCATTgtaaggaggaggagaagatggAGCCAGAGGTTGCGAGCTCAGAGATGGTGCTGCCAGTGGTTCTGCCCTTCAAGCGGGTGCAGATGTCTGACAAATATCCAAAAGGGCAGTCGAGAGGCCGCCAATGGAAGCATCTCAAGCAGATCCTCCAAGCAGAGAACTATGCATCCCTCCCTGCCGACGAACCCAACTGTCCGACCTTCGTCCTACAACCTTGCTTTCTtcacctatttttttttttttaataatatttcgtTTCCCTTGTTTGAAAGCAtctatattgattttttttaacatctAATTCACCAATCTGAAGACACAAAACAAGGCTGGGGTTAGAAGATTCTTAATGTTGTTTAGTCAAAATTTTAGTTTATGTTGTGCTTGTCAGAGCTGTTTTCTCTCACCAACGCCCTAAATTTGGAGTATAGATTCTTTATATTGGGTAGGAAAATGAGTATTGATGTGCAAGACATAGGGAAAATGGATAGGAGTGCTTGTAGAAGGGGGAAGGAAGTTGATATACATCTGTGAGACTTTTTTAGTAATTTCTTTTGGGAATTTCATGTCATCTTTGCTAGATTGACATGTTACAAGAGATGATACCTTTGAGAAAGTAAGGCTAGGGAGCTACGAGAACATCAAAGGACACGTGCAATGACTCTAGTTAGATCATTTGAAGAGAACTGGAAGTTATATTGTTGCTTTGATTGTTTTGATTGGAATAATGTGTAAAATAGTTAGGATATAGATTCCTTGTGAATAGAAATGGTGTTGACTTGGAGTATTGCAGTTTTAGCTTAAAATTGTCTAGCTACTTCAATAAAGGGGAAAGCTTACATTGTCTGCATCAGATGGAATAAAAACTCTGCCTAGAAGGTTATTGATTGAATGCTGATCAATGCTTGTCAAACACAGCATGAAAGATGATGGTGGTGtttacaataataaaattattggCACAATATTTTACACCAATTAATGCTATTTTCATGAATCATGTTGAGGAATCAGATATAATGGTTGTAGTAGATTCAATTAGAGTGAATATTAGATTCTTGTAAATAGGATCTCAGTTACTATGGCaagataaaattataaatttatctaGCCCTTGATAGAAAATATGGATGATCTAGATTGGTTAAGTTGACCACAAATATGCAAGCctaccccacctagtgggataaggcttggttgttgttgtatttatTGTTGTATTATTTTATTTCAGCAGTCAAAATTCATTGTATGAAACCAAAACttaagcatattaaaatcatttaTCTTTCTATTCAGTTGTTTTTTAtgacatttatattttttttttttcagatttaagcATTGAGTCACCTCCTTCTATGTACCCATCAAAGAAATATTGTGATATAACAGGATTCGAGGTAAATACTCTTATCTAGTTGCTGATCTAGGCACTTTCTATGCAGTTAATTATTCCAAGCATTTATTAATAAACCTCACAATGTGTTAATTAGGATATTGCAAAATTTATCATCCGCAAAAAACTTGTTCTTTAACTGACTTGCTATGTCACTCATTGAAACTCTAAAAAAATGTTACCAACACAAATGGGGTTAGCCCCACAATTGAGTAAGGTTTCCCTGAGTCAAGATCAAAGCATGGTTATTGTATAAATGTCATGTAAAATTGAAGCTATTAATAATAAGCATGAAGGATAAAGAGTAAAgcaatagtggtgcagtagatacaacaacaaccaagccttatttcAGTAGGTGGggaatagtggtgcagtagataCAACACAAGTGACTCATTAAGAATGACCTACACTCCTTACCTCCCAAAGGGGGGTGCCATGAATTCACCATTGTCCTTGTTGGACAGTGAGCAGTGTGCCACGAATTCACTATTGTCCTCGTTGGATGgtgagttttgttgttgtcttgtTGGACAACTCagattccactaaagaattaccACACAACACATGCTACCAGTTTTGTCTCTCACATCTTGAGAGCTAAACAAGTTTTCAGCTATTCCAGAATAAGAGTACAATAATGATCTTCAAGAACAAGATGATATAACAAATAAAGGagataatttcattttttttatgctaATTAAATTGCTAAAGTTATGGGACAATGGATGGATGGTCAATTTTCCAACCTATTTTTGGGTTCGATTGTCTCTAATGttatttctgtttatatatagtTATATACACAATACTTGACAATAGCATAGGTGATTAAATTATTTGTTCAGGTAATTAACCATAATTAATTGACAGTCTTATAATTATCAGAACCATTTTACTAATCAACTAATTAGTTAATGAGGGTTAACACATTAACTAGTTCAATTTAATTCAGAAGACTAATTTTACAATCTAATTGAATAAATTTTCATCAGTTCAACTTAATCCATCGAGTTAATTTTACAAGCAAatgtaataaattaataaatttgctAGTCAATTCTAATTCTGTTAATAAACAACagatttatccaataaataactTACAATAATTCATGGAGGacattagtcaaaataaactgatCAAGCATATTagttaatgaaatacaagtatttTGTTTAATTAAATCCAAAGCTAAGTATTTTAGATTAATTAGTCAGAATTTATGTTCTTAACCACAAACCTTATGTGCatttaaaaagaaatatatattttttaatgtttttagttggccaaaaaaaaaatcttatagtTAATTAATTGAGACCTTAACAGTTTAGATAATTGGTCAGAGACTTTATACAAACTCAGTCTATCAGATATTTATCAGAAATCTTATGTTTTatgaaacaattttttttaatcaattcaaaACTAGCGTTGTCCAAATTAGTTGATTAAGCTAATTGAATAAGTTAGTTAACAATGACCAAGGAAAATATTAGAATTGATTTGACGAGACACCTGTGACCAAAGTTCTAACTAACCAATCAAAATATGAAAATTGATTTGATGAGACACCTGTACAATCTACTTGCGTAAAGGGAATAACATTTGAGTGGATTCAACCCATGACATATAATTGGAAATCTAACAAACAAACCACTGTaccataattaaatattttacttAGCATAACTAAAACTGAATatctctctttattttatttttatatcctATTCTTGAGGATTCTTGTTGTTCCAAACTCCTTTTGCTTCATGATATAGGAGACTAGTACAGGTAGTATGTGTTATGTGGTCAATTTTTAGAATGTGAATTGCAGACATCTAGTGAGGAATGGTGAATTTGTAGCACATTGTGGCATATGTGCATAGCGCTCTGTGGAAGTGCAGGAGTTTCATCATGAGCCACTTGCTTCTTGGAGTAAATATTTTGCTCTGAAGACTTATTTTTAGACTCTGTTAAGATTTTCTAAGTTTTGCATTTTAAATAATTCTCTTCTCATTGATTATGCTCTCTAAGTATGCATATTTTATGTGGATGATAATTATTGTAATATTCTAATGATACACATTCTGAGGAGTATTGGGTTGTGAGAATATATTCACAAAATTGATTATTGATCTCATCTAATTAACTAGGGATTAATTGTTCTTATTATTCGTGAATGATGTAATTTTCTTTGGCACCTCTGCAAAATTTCATGTGTCAATGGTATGTGAGATGAGGGGATTTTGGTGTACACACAATCAATGGTTCAGTCTTGATGCCTAATTTTTATCCAGCAATTCTGCTGAAGTCGGTGTTAATTTAATAAGGTTATGAAGGTTATATTACTTTTCCTTGGTCAAAAGGTGATGATCAATACAATAGATGCTCGATATTCTTGCTACAGCACTGTTTCGAGCATAGCCTCTTCATGTAAAACTTTCTTTGCTCTTTTTTTTTGGCTTGAGCTTCTATTACCTTCCAATGCCGTAGAATTTATCTTACGAATTTAGTTTTAACTAGACGGTGAGACTGTCCATGCAGGCACACTACGTTGACCCAAGGACGACCCTACGCTATGCAAATCCTGGTGTCTTCAAGCGCATTCGAGGGCTCACTGATGACCAGATACAAAGATACCTGGCTTTGAGGAATGCAGTCATCGTTTTGAGATAACTATCAAGAGGCATATCCCGATCTTACACTGGTATTCAAAAGCCTTAGTTGTCTATTATGTCCACCGCTGCTTTGCTTTCTTGTAGTTGCACAACTAATGCAGATCAATGCTTGGGAACCCAAATTATCATAAGATTTTGAAGCTTTCTCAGTTGACCTTGCTGGAATTTGCTGTATCGGATGCTGTTGTaaccttttaatttaattagtggatatggGGAAACGCCTCCAAGTAAACAGCATCCTTAAATATGCTTAATATTCGTCTTTCAACAATTATCTTAACAACTGTTGATTAAGatttaagtttatatatatatatatatatatatatatatatatatatagaaatcttCTGTTGCGGTGCCTTATGTGCGATTTTGCTGCGGTACTTGCCACGTCAACgagaaaacacaaaaaaaaatcagcatctgatttatatctgcacctgcgaagaagaagacaaagaacaatacagaccgatcaggctccaacctgatcggtctgggagtctcctgatcggtctgtggaccaatcaggccctaggctgatcggtccacagaccgatcaaccaactctatgtgagagttggcttcgaagcctgatcggtctgtggaccgatcagactataggtggatcggtccacatccccctactttttttttttgcctcctgatcgtttcctgatcggtctggtgaccgatcagatacctttttttttgtgttttctcGCTGACGTGGCAAGTACCGCCGTAAAATCGCACATAAGGTACCGCAGCAGAAGATttctgtgtatatatatatatatatacaccgtCATCTGGGTGTTCAATTTGGACACCCCGGAAAGGCATTTACggtgattttatttatttaaagtattttttattatgtcaataagtttttatttttagtGCTTAGGGTttgattttatgaaaatattttattcaTGTCAGAGTAAATCCGGAAGTGTTTAGAAATGAACGATTTATTAGTTTAGTATTTTTAGATATTCatctattataaaaaattatgaaaaatttatGACTTTTCTTATATCAACATTGAGACTTAATTtttatatgtttagaaaatttgtttagaAAATTGAGAAGAGTTGTTGTGCACTCGGAGACACACCTTTTTATTGGACTTTACTAGATTAAAGTGTCTTAGAaactattcaaaacttaattcaattaatttaacatattataaatatatttgaatgCAAATTTGAAGAAACACTGTTATTGACCACATGTACATGTCTGTAATTTATGTGacaatcatattatatttttctAGTACAAATAAGTCCTGAGCAAAAGAATTCATGGATAAATTTTTTTCTGATTCATTCCCAATTAAAATTTGATCGAGAacaaatctcaaaaaaaaaaaacaaaaaacatttGATCGAGAACAAGATTTGAGGTTCAATCTAAGGCGCGCGAAATGGAAACCTGTCGGATGAACCGCTCTGAACCATGAGCTCAACTGAACCAGGCCCGGTTTATTTGAAATTCTAGGGCTAGGGTTGCTGGTTATGCTTGGCTGTGGATTCCAGGAAACGGCAGCCACCCGTGCGCTGCTCTGCCTCTCGTCCTTGCGAGTTGCTCGCCGGCGGGTGACAACTCCGGCCTTCAATCGGCGATAGAAAACAAAGGAGAGTTTTACGACGGCCTTGATTAAGCTGCAGGGTGACATCTGAACCCCACGCTTAATTTTCTCATGACTCTGCGCAGTTACTTCCGATCCCCTCCTCCCTTCCTCCCGTCGAGTTCGGTTGTTGGTAGCCTCCTTCAACTATAACTTCGATATCTTGCGTGGGGACGAAGAGACTTGCGAGCATTTTAGGTCGAAGTTCCATCCCCTGGGCTTGGGCATCAGCGGCCGCAACTTCTCCCTTTTCCTGACGACTCGTAACAGCGGTGACGGAATCATTTTTATCTGTATATAGAAAAGAAAGCTTTGATTCTCCTCTGTCTGTGAGCTTCAGCGAGGGATTATGGGCGAGGATCTGTGATATTCAGCAATAGCGTAACCTCCTCGTCGTCAATCCGCAGCGAGTGTCCCCTTCGGCGATCTGAGTAGTGCTCGACTTCCCTGGTCGGTTTTAGGGACTGCAGCAACTGTAGAGCCAAAATCTTATACCTGAGGTAGGATCGCTTCTATCTTGTTGTGCGTGGATTATGTGGCTGTTGTTAGTTCTTATTGGAGTTTTGTGTTAGGACTGTTTGGAGCCAATAGAGTTCCAACAACAGTGAAGCTTCATATTTGATAGCCCTACATCGTACTTCAACGCAGGCATTGATCCTTTCCTCCTTTGATTGAATTGTGCTTTGTTCATTACTAAATAATATGATCAATTTGATTTTCCAGTGATATGTTGATGAATATAGTTAATTCTTTAGTGATCTTCAACTTTTACTAGAGATTGTTATTGGTAGTTCTCCTTGTACTCTTTTTAGAGTATATTATTGGTGTTTCTTACAAATGACCAAATTCTAACTATGAGAAAGTTAATGGATGGTTGTCCTTTCATTCATTCCAAATTAAGGGGGTACGCCATTAATACTTGAATGAACCATATGAGTGAATTTCATTCTGAAGATAAAAGGGCAGTGGCTTCTAGCCTAGTAGTCATGTATTGGTATCTGGTTCATCTTAAGAGTTGCTGGACCTTATGTTTGGCTCGAGTAATACGATGAGGTTTACTAGTTGGCGAGTGAAGTTGGTGTTGAGGATAACTGGTGTGTACTTTACCCTTTGTGTATATGGATTTGAGTGGTAGTATGTTTAGAGAAGTGTCTATTGGCCTGATTGTTGCTTAAAAACTCTAATCTGATAAATaaactctctttatttttttttgtggtaTGTGTGTGCATTTTCAAATTTGTTGGTTTCAATGTTTATATTCCTTTGTGACTAGTTTTATAGGGCTAATGATATTGACATATAGTTTAAATCATGAGATTATGCCTTTTGAGTTGATAGATGCTTGTTATTCTAGATAACACATACCATTAGTTTGCTTATGCTAAACTTTTATATGCTCATTAAGCTAGtcgatccacatcatactatatGGCATTTGTCATGTTTGTCATACATTGGTTAAGTTGTTCATTCATCTTGTTTTTTTTAATCATATTATGCCATCATTGGAGTAACTTACAAAATATCATGATAGTCAAAATTGTGATTTGAACCTTAGGATCCTCCAATCCAAACGAAATCAAAAGATTAAGATTCCAAGTATGATGTCAATTGGTCTAGGATTTTAGGATCCTACGATTTGATCCTATATCTTCGTATCATTCCTAGATTGGATCTTGGGACCAACAACTtgactaaaatatatttataatattttattatttgacaTTTACTAATATCTTCGCAAATAACTTTTTTTGTGTCATATCATTTGTGAAAAAATTCAATAATATAAGATTCTTGTTGAGTCTTAAGTGGATGAACTCTTTTTAATCATTATTATCTTCCATCATATAATTATGATCTGCCTTAGAGAAGTTGCATATTTCAATATAAGATgaaatattaataattatattgtatttttcatatatttactATATGAAAATTGTattgaaatatttaaaatattcgtATTAATACTATATATTGTAAACCAATAGATATAATACATTATAAACatcaaatatatttttgaatattCTTACTAAATTATAGCATTTTATGGTCTTACGCTTTAGATCTATGAACCTCTTCCCATTCCTAAGTAGGATCTTAATGTTAGACAACCTTGCAAATATTGTATaatgaaaagttttaaaaaatatttgaaattaataaaaataaaatattagaatGAAGGGTAACCTGGTGCACGAAGCTTTCACCAATGCGGGTCCTAGGGAAGGGTCGGATCATAGTGGGTCAATTGTACACCTGTCTTACCCTACATTTTTGTAAGAGGTTGTTTCTGATGTTGACAACCTTGCATTCTTGAGTAGGATCTTGATGTTGACAACCTTGCAAAatattatataatgaaaagttttcaaaaatatttgaaattaaaaaaaataaaatgtttattGACTTTAGTAAAATGTTGTAAATGAATAGAAGTtagtataatataaaatatttattataataaaatatttgagaaaattaataatcattgtaaattaataaaaaaataaaaaattacgaGATGGaccatttatattttcttttctctattaAATTCTTTCCTTGTATTTTCAATAAAAGTACTCCCACCATATCAAAGACGTTAAATTAATCTTGTATTCACTAAAATATTATGCAATCTATATAGAAATCACAACAAGTTGACTCATTGAATCACACTGAGGAAATGATTGGGCTGATTTTCAATCTTTCACCTATTcagtgtaaaaaaaaaatcataccaTTGGCTATCCTAAGCATTACATATGAAAAAATTACCTCTATTAGAGGTATATGAAGTAGATGACCATAACATACCAATGAGGCTTACCTACATGAGTTATGGCCTCTATGATGAAGGCTAAGTGGGAGACTAGATTTTAAGGTTTGAGAGGAAGAAGTTGTGGAGGAGAAAGTTGCAATCTCAGTATATTGGAGTCAGTGATCTTCTACCTATGGGCAGACAGAATTTTTTGTCTCTGCTCTTGACTTGTCAATTGTAGAGTTTGTGTGTAGGCGAGTTTTGTGGTATTGCTTCGTAAGAAATGAAAATTTAGTCACATGATTTCATGATGGAGATAATTTCA
Coding sequences:
- the LOC122045402 gene encoding INO80 complex subunit C-like; its protein translation is MEPEVASSEMVLPVVLPFKRVQMSDKYPKGQSRGRQWKHLKQILQAENYASLPADEPNYLSIESPPSMYPSKKYCDITGFEAHYVDPRTTLRYANPGVFKRIRGLTDDQIQRYLALRNAVIVLR